One genomic segment of Sminthopsis crassicaudata isolate SCR6 chromosome 4, ASM4859323v1, whole genome shotgun sequence includes these proteins:
- the AKAP12 gene encoding A-kinase anchor protein 12 isoform X3 codes for MPWWSNCFGQRDSENMIEKDELDNTLVARSASSVQDVQGTVHEIIEQMPLSEDNIEELEQPTESHSNDVGFKKVFKFVGFKFTVKKDKNNDKSDPVELLTVKKDEYDDVEANGTDDYQDSGSENEALSKEIESTQLIGTDEESQKESADPEECKNSDEEKQEKVGNKSESESISSFKKFFSLGWAGWRKKTSLKKSKEDEPDTSEKKKEQEVGKGDIVEIYEGKKKDTAEQSTEHLPHHEAIESTKNFSVSENEKVHRSPEDQVQGQIPSEEKAAPLATEVFDEKVETVAEVHVSTLKEQEQIENQSDEVEQDVGSFVLAAIETNADLKKAEVTEKLVKTKEVVCASGDDYVKLAEPSPEVSVLCQQHEGITNEVEILSSQERGKLQGSPLKKLFIGTGLKKLSGKKHKGKRGDDEMKPDESGELTQVSGDSPETPEEQKGESSASSPEELAEVTSVEKRIVEAPQEVEIEEEGTVSDGERKREGVTPWASFKKMVTPKKRIRRLSESDKEDEIEKVKSATLSSTESAVSDNQEEMKGHGEDQKIEEPKRKVDTSVSWEALICVGSSKKRARKSSSSDEEGGSKVVNGDSQKTEDAEKSKESGTEITHINSHEGDQGQINSSPELAGSPVEGEGVSTWVSFKRLVTPRKKSKSKMEEKNEESVTISGIEHSLSEIEPVKEESWVSIKKLIPGRRKKRLDGKQEQIRAEEDQTEVNEDDSDIPAVVPLSEYDAAEQEKIEAQRAKTIEAEKSLHEDKSDQVEGPRTQETIEGLVHAVSVTVVEGERAVTSIEERSPSWISTKITEPVKEASDQPKQQTEIFEKEVLVEIPVAKTLPDIKDTSSDTIVSELELTSEAVTAPEEATEITEASCAEETTEMVSAVSQLTDSPDTTEEATPVQEVEDDTPDLESLKQRTQEIIQAVIEKVKQSEESEITETIVSGDTFLTVQSLETKIPEKVNEKKAEQSGDHQEISLEIGEAAGLDNTKVMHAEVQEQVQGAKTEDKTINDGQQEIIEQTPSKTLHKFNEVERSLEVKECRTYNDFTTYHVESTGIETSQIPMKRKTPVEINIDGGTLLVHFEDISIKQQEGSDGDSAPALGSESVETTVVTVSSDKPPESPGFQSSQGNKEQSKVEEEQIVTQTLQNISGTKVVQDSGPIVDQEMKDTNIAKEPISLDMEVMELPDQTKAHQVELKDEKVTEEEIELQISSHSASMEKKVLVQEETISSEILKMQSSKTQKASLPLTAAAIVEEAIAEAVKLSETSVETLDSVNVQLITEKIPSESLKDSDIAWKDQAILMEKQSLTESVLQEKAKTVVVSATPETIKSSDFIKRPKEGSQKLSDATSVEVVSQVDKPTLSQVELGKDEDMLNIKTQNTIIVHSVIQTAVDQLGNDKDLSPQTFALNAEGQAQIRKSEESVSERDENELITQREIKFFTTEDLGPAAFEETSETLIFDIYKDASFSESFENIVAVEVQTSEEAFETMTGPEIDSAMSGEVSDKLKYIPKGETEDDIVGEYSDDPKLFPRESNDIDLCKESLDSNGLKLKETVQGLECQERLVVQIEKEIYNQSVEDIKTQTQEEVHKNDEPCESPPKSALKES; via the exons ATGCCGTGGTGGAGCAACTGCT ttGGACAAAGAGACTCCGAAAACATGATTGAAAAAGATGAGCTGGATAATACTCTGGTAGCTAGATCAGCATCTAGTGTGCAGGATGTTCAGGGGACTGTGCATGAAATAATTGAGCAAATGCCTTTGTCAGAAGATAATATAGAAGAGTTGGAGCAACCTACAGAATCTCACTCAAATGATGTTGGATTTAAAAAGGTGTTTAAGTTTGTTGGCTTTAAATTTACTgtgaaaaaagataagaataatgATAAGTCTGACCCTGTTGAATTACTCACAGTCAAAAAAGATGAATATGATGATGTAGAAGCAAATGGAACTGATGATTATCAAGATTCTGGTTCAGAAAATGAAGCATTATCTAAAGAGATTGAATCAACTCAATTAATTGGGACAGATGAAGAAAGCCAAAAAGAGAGTGCAGATCCTGAGGAATGCAAGAATTCTGatgaagagaaacaagaaaaagtagGCAACAAGTCTGAATCTGAAAGTATATCATCATTCAAAAAGTTTTTCAGTCTAGGTTGGGCTGGCTGGAGAAAAAAGACCAGTTTGAAGAAATCTAAGGAGGATGAGCCAGACACTTCcgagaagaaaaaggaacaagaaGTGGGAAAAGGCGATATAGTTGAAAtttatgaaggaaagaaaaaggatacTGCTGAACAATCAACTGAACATCTACCCCACCATGAGGCCATTGAAAGTACAAAAAATTTCAGTGTGTCTGAGAATGAAAAAGTACATAGGTCTCCTGAAGATCAAGTTCAAGGACAAATACCTTCTGAAGAGAAAGCTGCTCCTTTAGCCACAGAAGTGTTCGATGAAAAGGTAGAAACAGTAGCAGAAGTTCATGTCAGTACCCTGAAAGAGCaagaacaaatagaaaatcaaagtGATGAAGTAGAACAGGATGTTGGGTCTTTTGTCCTTGCAGCAATTGAAACAAATGCAGATTTGAAGAAAGCTGAAGTGACAGAGAAGTTGGTCAAGACCAAAGAAGTGGTATGTGCTTCAGGAGATGATTATGTTAAACTAGCTGAACCAAGTCCTGAAGTATCAGTCTTGTGTCAGCAACATGAAGGTATCACAAATGAGGTAGAAATACTGTCCTCACAAGAAAGGGGGAAATTGCAAGGAAGCCCATTAAAGAAACTTTTTATTGGTACTGGATTAAAAAAACTGTCTGGAAAGAAAcataaagggaaaagaggagatgaTGAAATGAAGCCAGATGAATCAGGGGAGCTTACACAAGTGTCAGGAGATTCTCCAGAAACTCCAGAGGAACAAAAAGGTGAAAGTTCTGCTTCATCCCCTGAAGAACTGGCTGAGGTAACCTCTGTAGAGAAACGTATTGTAGAAGCACCACAGGAAGTTGAGATTGAAGAAGAAGGTACTgtttcagatggagaaagaaaaagagaaggtgtCACTCCCTGGGCCTCTTTTAAAAAGATGGTGACACCCAAGAAACGTATTAGGAGGCTTTCTGAAAGTGATaaggaagatgaaattgaaaaagtAAAGAGTGCTACTCTTTCTTCGACTGAAAGTGCAGTCTCTGATAATCAGGAAGAGATGAAAGGACATGGGGAAGATCAGAAGATAGAAGAGCCAAAGCGTAAAGTTGATACTTCAGTGTCCTGGGAAGCCTTAATTTGTGTTGGATCTTCCAAGAAAAGAGCAAGAAAGTCGTCATCTTCTGATGAAGAAGGAGGTTCTAAAGTTGTTAATGGAGATTCCCAGAAAACagaagatgcagaaaaaagtaaagaatctgGGACTGAAATAACACATATAAATTCCCATGAAGGTGATCAAGGGCAGATAAATTCTTCCCCTGAGCTAGCTGGAAGCCCCGTTGAAGGAGAGGGAGTTTCCACATGGGTGTCATTTAAAAGATTAGTTACtccaagaaaaaagtcaaaatcaaaaatggaagagaaaaatgaggaatcTGTAACTATTTCTGGCATAGAACATTCTCTTTCAGAGATAGAACCTGTGAAAGAAGAATCTTGGGTTTCAATCAAGAAACTCATTCCTGGTCGGAGAAAGAAAAGGTTAGATGGGAAACAAGAACAAATTCGTGCTGAAGAAGACCAAACAGAAGTTAATGAAGATGATTCTGACATCCCAGCTGTTGTTCCTTTATCTGAATATGATGCCGCAGAACaagagaaaattgaagcccaACGAGCAAAAACCATTGAAGCAGAAAAAAGTCTGCATGAGGACAAATCTGATCAAGTAGAAGGTCCAAGAACACAGGAGACAATTGAGGGACTGGTTCATGCAGTTAGTGTGACTGTTGTAGAGGGGGAAAGAGCAGTTACAAGTATTGAAGAAAGGTCACCATCCTGGATTTCTACTAAAATTACAGAACCTGTTAAAGAAGCATCAGATCAGCCAAAACAGCAGACTGAGATATTTGAAAAAGAGGTCCTTGTTGAAATACCTGTTGCTAAAACCTTGCCAGATATAAAAGACACTAGCAGTGATACGATAGTTAGTGAGCTAGAGTTAACTTCTGAAGCAGTGACAGCTCCAGAAGAGGCAACAGAAATAACCGAAGCCTCTTGTGCAGAAGAAACTACTGAAATGGTTTCTGCAGTTTCACAGTTGACTGACTCTCCTGATACTACAGAAGAAGCTACACCTGTGCAGGAAGTTGAAGATGACACACCAGATTTAGAATCTCTAAAGCAACGAACTCAGGAAATAATTCAGGCAGTTATAGAAAAAGTTAAGCAATCTGAAGAATCTGAGATTACAGAAACGATTGTTTCAGGGGACACATTTTTAACAGTTCAGAGTCTTGAAACTAAAATACCAGAGAAAGTGAATGAGAAAAAAGCTGAACAAAGTGGTGATCACCAAGAGATCAGCTTAGAAATTGGAGAAGCAGCTGGGTTAGATAACACTAAAGTGATGCATGCTGAGGTGCAGGAACAGGTACAAGGAGCAAAAACTGAAGATAAAACTATTAATGATGGGCAAcaagaaataattgaacaaacaCCTTCAAAAACCTTACATAAGTTTAATGAAGTTGAAAGGAGTTTAGAAGTGAAGGAATGTAGAACATACAATGATTTTACAACTTATCATGTTGAGAGTACAGGTATTGAGACATCACAAATTCCAATGAAACGGAAAACACCAGTTGAAATAAATATAGATGGAGGTACTCTCCTGGTACATTTTGAAGATATAAGTATAAAACAACAAGAAGGCAGTGACGGTGATTCTGCACCTGCATTAGGATCTGAAAGTGTAGAAACAACAGTGGTCACTGTGTCAAGTGATAAACCTCCAGAAAGTCCTGGTTTCCAGTCTTCACAGGGAAATAAAGAACAATCTAAAGTAGAAGAGGAACAGATAGTTACTCAAACATTACAGAACATTTCAGGAACTAAAGTGGTGCAAGATTCAGGTCCCATTGTTGATCAGGAAATGAAAGATACAAACATTGCAAAAGAACCAATCTCTTTAGACATGGAAGTGATGGAATTACCTGATCAGACCAAGGCACACCAAGTTGAACTGAAAGATGAAAAagttacagaagaagaaattgaacttCAAATCAGTTCTCACTCAGCTTCAATGGAGAAAAAGGTCTTGGTTCAGGAAGAGACAATATCCTCAGAAATTCTCAAAATGCAGAGCTCTAAGACTCAAAAAGCATCTTTACCATTAACAGCTGCAGCAATAGTAGAAGAGGCTATAGCAGAAGCTGTCAAACTTTCAGAAACATCAGTTGAAACTCTGGATTCTGTAAATGTTCAattaataactgaaaaaatacCCTCTGAAAGCCTGAAAGACTCTGATATTGCTTGGAAAGACCAAGCAATACTCATGGAAAAGCAGTCTCTAACAGAATCTGTActtcaagaaaaagcaaaaacagtagTGGTATCTGCTACTCCAGAGACTATCAAAAGTTCTGATTTCataaaaagaccaaaagaagGGTCTCAGAAGCTCTCAGATGCAACCAGTGTTGAAGTTGTTTCCCAGGTAGACAAACCAACTCTAAGCCAAGTAGAACTTGGAAAGGATGAAGATATGTTGAACATCAAAACCCAGAATACCATAATTGTACACAGTGTTATTCAGACTGCTGTTGATCAACTTGGTAATGACAAAGATCTAAGCCCTCAAACTTTTGCACTTAATGCAGAAGGTCAGGCTCAGATAAGAAAATCTGAAGAGAGCGTATCtgaaagagatgaaaatgaaCTGATAACACAGcgtgaaattaaattttttacaaCTGAAGACTTAGGACCAGCAGCTTTTGAGGAAACTTCAGAAACTCTAATTTTTGATATTTACAAAGATGCCTCTTTTTCTGAAAGTTTTGAAAATATAGTGGCTGTTGAGGTACAGACATCTGAAGAAGCCTTTGAAACAATGACTGGGCCAGAAATTGACAGTGCAATGTCAGGAGAAGTATCTGATAAGCTAAAATATATACCTAAAGGAGAAACTGAAGATG
- the AKAP12 gene encoding A-kinase anchor protein 12 isoform X2 yields MLGTITITVGQRDSENMIEKDELDNTLVARSASSVQDVQGTVHEIIEQMPLSEDNIEELEQPTESHSNDVGFKKVFKFVGFKFTVKKDKNNDKSDPVELLTVKKDEYDDVEANGTDDYQDSGSENEALSKEIESTQLIGTDEESQKESADPEECKNSDEEKQEKVGNKSESESISSFKKFFSLGWAGWRKKTSLKKSKEDEPDTSEKKKEQEVGKGDIVEIYEGKKKDTAEQSTEHLPHHEAIESTKNFSVSENEKVHRSPEDQVQGQIPSEEKAAPLATEVFDEKVETVAEVHVSTLKEQEQIENQSDEVEQDVGSFVLAAIETNADLKKAEVTEKLVKTKEVVCASGDDYVKLAEPSPEVSVLCQQHEGITNEVEILSSQERGKLQGSPLKKLFIGTGLKKLSGKKHKGKRGDDEMKPDESGELTQVSGDSPETPEEQKGESSASSPEELAEVTSVEKRIVEAPQEVEIEEEGTVSDGERKREGVTPWASFKKMVTPKKRIRRLSESDKEDEIEKVKSATLSSTESAVSDNQEEMKGHGEDQKIEEPKRKVDTSVSWEALICVGSSKKRARKSSSSDEEGGSKVVNGDSQKTEDAEKSKESGTEITHINSHEGDQGQINSSPELAGSPVEGEGVSTWVSFKRLVTPRKKSKSKMEEKNEESVTISGIEHSLSEIEPVKEESWVSIKKLIPGRRKKRLDGKQEQIRAEEDQTEVNEDDSDIPAVVPLSEYDAAEQEKIEAQRAKTIEAEKSLHEDKSDQVEGPRTQETIEGLVHAVSVTVVEGERAVTSIEERSPSWISTKITEPVKEASDQPKQQTEIFEKEVLVEIPVAKTLPDIKDTSSDTIVSELELTSEAVTAPEEATEITEASCAEETTEMVSAVSQLTDSPDTTEEATPVQEVEDDTPDLESLKQRTQEIIQAVIEKVKQSEESEITETIVSGDTFLTVQSLETKIPEKVNEKKAEQSGDHQEISLEIGEAAGLDNTKVMHAEVQEQVQGAKTEDKTINDGQQEIIEQTPSKTLHKFNEVERSLEVKECRTYNDFTTYHVESTGIETSQIPMKRKTPVEINIDGGTLLVHFEDISIKQQEGSDGDSAPALGSESVETTVVTVSSDKPPESPGFQSSQGNKEQSKVEEEQIVTQTLQNISGTKVVQDSGPIVDQEMKDTNIAKEPISLDMEVMELPDQTKAHQVELKDEKVTEEEIELQISSHSASMEKKVLVQEETISSEILKMQSSKTQKASLPLTAAAIVEEAIAEAVKLSETSVETLDSVNVQLITEKIPSESLKDSDIAWKDQAILMEKQSLTESVLQEKAKTVVVSATPETIKSSDFIKRPKEGSQKLSDATSVEVVSQVDKPTLSQVELGKDEDMLNIKTQNTIIVHSVIQTAVDQLGNDKDLSPQTFALNAEGQAQIRKSEESVSERDENELITQREIKFFTTEDLGPAAFEETSETLIFDIYKDASFSESFENIVAVEVQTSEEAFETMTGPEIDSAMSGEVSDKLKYIPKGETEDDIVGEYSDDPKLFPRESNDIDLCKESLDSNGLKLKETVQGLECQERLVVQIEKEIYNQSVEDIKTQTQEEVHKNDEPCESPPKSALKES; encoded by the coding sequence ttGGACAAAGAGACTCCGAAAACATGATTGAAAAAGATGAGCTGGATAATACTCTGGTAGCTAGATCAGCATCTAGTGTGCAGGATGTTCAGGGGACTGTGCATGAAATAATTGAGCAAATGCCTTTGTCAGAAGATAATATAGAAGAGTTGGAGCAACCTACAGAATCTCACTCAAATGATGTTGGATTTAAAAAGGTGTTTAAGTTTGTTGGCTTTAAATTTACTgtgaaaaaagataagaataatgATAAGTCTGACCCTGTTGAATTACTCACAGTCAAAAAAGATGAATATGATGATGTAGAAGCAAATGGAACTGATGATTATCAAGATTCTGGTTCAGAAAATGAAGCATTATCTAAAGAGATTGAATCAACTCAATTAATTGGGACAGATGAAGAAAGCCAAAAAGAGAGTGCAGATCCTGAGGAATGCAAGAATTCTGatgaagagaaacaagaaaaagtagGCAACAAGTCTGAATCTGAAAGTATATCATCATTCAAAAAGTTTTTCAGTCTAGGTTGGGCTGGCTGGAGAAAAAAGACCAGTTTGAAGAAATCTAAGGAGGATGAGCCAGACACTTCcgagaagaaaaaggaacaagaaGTGGGAAAAGGCGATATAGTTGAAAtttatgaaggaaagaaaaaggatacTGCTGAACAATCAACTGAACATCTACCCCACCATGAGGCCATTGAAAGTACAAAAAATTTCAGTGTGTCTGAGAATGAAAAAGTACATAGGTCTCCTGAAGATCAAGTTCAAGGACAAATACCTTCTGAAGAGAAAGCTGCTCCTTTAGCCACAGAAGTGTTCGATGAAAAGGTAGAAACAGTAGCAGAAGTTCATGTCAGTACCCTGAAAGAGCaagaacaaatagaaaatcaaagtGATGAAGTAGAACAGGATGTTGGGTCTTTTGTCCTTGCAGCAATTGAAACAAATGCAGATTTGAAGAAAGCTGAAGTGACAGAGAAGTTGGTCAAGACCAAAGAAGTGGTATGTGCTTCAGGAGATGATTATGTTAAACTAGCTGAACCAAGTCCTGAAGTATCAGTCTTGTGTCAGCAACATGAAGGTATCACAAATGAGGTAGAAATACTGTCCTCACAAGAAAGGGGGAAATTGCAAGGAAGCCCATTAAAGAAACTTTTTATTGGTACTGGATTAAAAAAACTGTCTGGAAAGAAAcataaagggaaaagaggagatgaTGAAATGAAGCCAGATGAATCAGGGGAGCTTACACAAGTGTCAGGAGATTCTCCAGAAACTCCAGAGGAACAAAAAGGTGAAAGTTCTGCTTCATCCCCTGAAGAACTGGCTGAGGTAACCTCTGTAGAGAAACGTATTGTAGAAGCACCACAGGAAGTTGAGATTGAAGAAGAAGGTACTgtttcagatggagaaagaaaaagagaaggtgtCACTCCCTGGGCCTCTTTTAAAAAGATGGTGACACCCAAGAAACGTATTAGGAGGCTTTCTGAAAGTGATaaggaagatgaaattgaaaaagtAAAGAGTGCTACTCTTTCTTCGACTGAAAGTGCAGTCTCTGATAATCAGGAAGAGATGAAAGGACATGGGGAAGATCAGAAGATAGAAGAGCCAAAGCGTAAAGTTGATACTTCAGTGTCCTGGGAAGCCTTAATTTGTGTTGGATCTTCCAAGAAAAGAGCAAGAAAGTCGTCATCTTCTGATGAAGAAGGAGGTTCTAAAGTTGTTAATGGAGATTCCCAGAAAACagaagatgcagaaaaaagtaaagaatctgGGACTGAAATAACACATATAAATTCCCATGAAGGTGATCAAGGGCAGATAAATTCTTCCCCTGAGCTAGCTGGAAGCCCCGTTGAAGGAGAGGGAGTTTCCACATGGGTGTCATTTAAAAGATTAGTTACtccaagaaaaaagtcaaaatcaaaaatggaagagaaaaatgaggaatcTGTAACTATTTCTGGCATAGAACATTCTCTTTCAGAGATAGAACCTGTGAAAGAAGAATCTTGGGTTTCAATCAAGAAACTCATTCCTGGTCGGAGAAAGAAAAGGTTAGATGGGAAACAAGAACAAATTCGTGCTGAAGAAGACCAAACAGAAGTTAATGAAGATGATTCTGACATCCCAGCTGTTGTTCCTTTATCTGAATATGATGCCGCAGAACaagagaaaattgaagcccaACGAGCAAAAACCATTGAAGCAGAAAAAAGTCTGCATGAGGACAAATCTGATCAAGTAGAAGGTCCAAGAACACAGGAGACAATTGAGGGACTGGTTCATGCAGTTAGTGTGACTGTTGTAGAGGGGGAAAGAGCAGTTACAAGTATTGAAGAAAGGTCACCATCCTGGATTTCTACTAAAATTACAGAACCTGTTAAAGAAGCATCAGATCAGCCAAAACAGCAGACTGAGATATTTGAAAAAGAGGTCCTTGTTGAAATACCTGTTGCTAAAACCTTGCCAGATATAAAAGACACTAGCAGTGATACGATAGTTAGTGAGCTAGAGTTAACTTCTGAAGCAGTGACAGCTCCAGAAGAGGCAACAGAAATAACCGAAGCCTCTTGTGCAGAAGAAACTACTGAAATGGTTTCTGCAGTTTCACAGTTGACTGACTCTCCTGATACTACAGAAGAAGCTACACCTGTGCAGGAAGTTGAAGATGACACACCAGATTTAGAATCTCTAAAGCAACGAACTCAGGAAATAATTCAGGCAGTTATAGAAAAAGTTAAGCAATCTGAAGAATCTGAGATTACAGAAACGATTGTTTCAGGGGACACATTTTTAACAGTTCAGAGTCTTGAAACTAAAATACCAGAGAAAGTGAATGAGAAAAAAGCTGAACAAAGTGGTGATCACCAAGAGATCAGCTTAGAAATTGGAGAAGCAGCTGGGTTAGATAACACTAAAGTGATGCATGCTGAGGTGCAGGAACAGGTACAAGGAGCAAAAACTGAAGATAAAACTATTAATGATGGGCAAcaagaaataattgaacaaacaCCTTCAAAAACCTTACATAAGTTTAATGAAGTTGAAAGGAGTTTAGAAGTGAAGGAATGTAGAACATACAATGATTTTACAACTTATCATGTTGAGAGTACAGGTATTGAGACATCACAAATTCCAATGAAACGGAAAACACCAGTTGAAATAAATATAGATGGAGGTACTCTCCTGGTACATTTTGAAGATATAAGTATAAAACAACAAGAAGGCAGTGACGGTGATTCTGCACCTGCATTAGGATCTGAAAGTGTAGAAACAACAGTGGTCACTGTGTCAAGTGATAAACCTCCAGAAAGTCCTGGTTTCCAGTCTTCACAGGGAAATAAAGAACAATCTAAAGTAGAAGAGGAACAGATAGTTACTCAAACATTACAGAACATTTCAGGAACTAAAGTGGTGCAAGATTCAGGTCCCATTGTTGATCAGGAAATGAAAGATACAAACATTGCAAAAGAACCAATCTCTTTAGACATGGAAGTGATGGAATTACCTGATCAGACCAAGGCACACCAAGTTGAACTGAAAGATGAAAAagttacagaagaagaaattgaacttCAAATCAGTTCTCACTCAGCTTCAATGGAGAAAAAGGTCTTGGTTCAGGAAGAGACAATATCCTCAGAAATTCTCAAAATGCAGAGCTCTAAGACTCAAAAAGCATCTTTACCATTAACAGCTGCAGCAATAGTAGAAGAGGCTATAGCAGAAGCTGTCAAACTTTCAGAAACATCAGTTGAAACTCTGGATTCTGTAAATGTTCAattaataactgaaaaaatacCCTCTGAAAGCCTGAAAGACTCTGATATTGCTTGGAAAGACCAAGCAATACTCATGGAAAAGCAGTCTCTAACAGAATCTGTActtcaagaaaaagcaaaaacagtagTGGTATCTGCTACTCCAGAGACTATCAAAAGTTCTGATTTCataaaaagaccaaaagaagGGTCTCAGAAGCTCTCAGATGCAACCAGTGTTGAAGTTGTTTCCCAGGTAGACAAACCAACTCTAAGCCAAGTAGAACTTGGAAAGGATGAAGATATGTTGAACATCAAAACCCAGAATACCATAATTGTACACAGTGTTATTCAGACTGCTGTTGATCAACTTGGTAATGACAAAGATCTAAGCCCTCAAACTTTTGCACTTAATGCAGAAGGTCAGGCTCAGATAAGAAAATCTGAAGAGAGCGTATCtgaaagagatgaaaatgaaCTGATAACACAGcgtgaaattaaattttttacaaCTGAAGACTTAGGACCAGCAGCTTTTGAGGAAACTTCAGAAACTCTAATTTTTGATATTTACAAAGATGCCTCTTTTTCTGAAAGTTTTGAAAATATAGTGGCTGTTGAGGTACAGACATCTGAAGAAGCCTTTGAAACAATGACTGGGCCAGAAATTGACAGTGCAATGTCAGGAGAAGTATCTGATAAGCTAAAATATATACCTAAAGGAGAAACTGAAGATG